A section of the Drosophila subobscura isolate 14011-0131.10 chromosome A, UCBerk_Dsub_1.0, whole genome shotgun sequence genome encodes:
- the LOC117890880 gene encoding uncharacterized protein LOC117890880, protein MSAPAARGTTSLLKRAWNEIPDIVGGSALAICGIVMAGIGVANYYAKDGDNRRYKLGYVVFRHDDPRAQKVRNDEDD, encoded by the coding sequence ATGTCTGCACCCGCCGCCCGTGGCACAACGTCGCTGCTGAAGCGCGCCTGGAACGAGATACCCGACATTGTCGGCGGCTCTGCCTTGGCCATTTGTGGCATCGTGATGGCAGGAATCGGAGTGGCCAACTATTATGCCAAGGACGGCGACAATCGCCGCTACAAGCTGGGCTATGTCGTCTTCCGCCACGACGATCCCCGTGCCCAGAAGGTGCGCAACGATGAGGATGATTaa
- the LOC117890828 gene encoding follicle cell protein 3C-1, translating into MACHKMCFTWMLFMLLLVVHLEASKIAYKKPLYGKSNYIKDKRMRSKPVALPTTTIAPTTDAALPATVEFIIVTTARPELNGTTETIRRSSSTTTTEAFSSEACGSSTTPTPAAAATTTATTTTSNGLDNTLPSPPTPEPATATATATALAPAPATSSNLDNHPVPCTCGVFLSSQMHRGLHEAPLIHQELDRMYPCNAIGRKQCQTKCLEAIVQHLPNSANIVCSALGHDCHKERAYLFIKNCHNQWVNTNLQAGREYCCKAGVPYRCPLLG; encoded by the exons ATGG CCTGCCATAAGATGTGCTTCACCTGGATGCTgttcatgctgctgctggtcgtgCACTTGGAGGCCTCGAAGATTGCCTACAAGAAGCCGCTCTACGGCAAGAGCAACTACATAAAGGACAAGCGCATGAGGAGCAAGCCAGTGGCGTTGCCAACCACAACCATAGCCCCAACCACTGACGCAGCTTTGCCCGCTACCGTGGAGTTCATAATTGTGACCACTGCTAGGCCAGAGCTCAACGGCACCACAGAAACTatcagaagaagcagcagcaccaccaccacggaAGCCTTCAGCAGCGAGgcctgtggcagcagcacaaccccaacgcctgcagctgcagccacaacgACAGCAACGACGACAACCTCCAACGGTTTGGACAACACTTTGCCATCGCCACCGACGCCAGAaccagcaacggcaacagcaacagcaacagcactagcaccagcaccagcaacgaGCTCCAATCTGGACAACCATCCAGTGCCGTGCACATGCGGCGTTTTCCTCTCCTCGCAGATGCATCGTGGACTGCACGAGGCGCCGCTCATACATCAGGAGCTGGATCGCATGTATCCGTGCAATGCGATTGGACGGAAGCAGTGCCAAACCAAATGCCTGGAAGCG ATCGTACAGCACCTACCCAATTCGGCGAACATTGTGTGCTCTGCACTTGGCCATGACTGCCACAAGGAGCGGGCCTATTTGTTCATCAAGAATTGCCACAATCAGTGGGTCAACACCAATCTGCAGGCGGGCAGAGAGTATTGCTGTAAGGCGGGCGTGCCCTATCGCTGTCCATTGCTGGGCTAA
- the LOC117890866 gene encoding UPF0729 protein GD16342 — protein MVCLPCFIIPLLLYIWHKFVQPILLRYWNPWEKKDAQGNVIKAGPDFPFECKGGVCPFVPGSKKANNADNDTETTTTTETITATDGQEATTTTITTSSSSTTTNTTTTLSSSSEPSLAETKKLI, from the coding sequence ATGGTGTGCCTACCGTGCTTTATCATTCCATTGTTGCTCTACATTTGGCACAAGTTCGTGCAGCCCATTCTGCTGCGCTACTGGAATCCGTGGGAGAAGAAAGACGCCCAGGGGAATGTGATCAAGGCGGGGCCGGACTTCCCCTTCGAGTGCAAGGGTGGCGTCTGTCCATTTGTGCCCGGCAGCAAGAAGGCAAACAACGCTGACAACGACACAGAGACGACCACAACAACTGAAACAATCACAGCCACAGATGGCCAGGAGGCTACAACTACAACGAttacaaccagcagcagcagcaccaccaccaacaccacaacCACTTTGTCGTCATCATCAGAGCCAAGTTTGGCGGaaacaaagaaattaatttag
- the LOC117890835 gene encoding uncharacterized protein LOC117890835 gives MEIFESCCRTCGSECLEAHNIFEEEVTVRDKKVTLLEILTACLPASLSSLEEDDDYPKQICRICIKKVILAYEFHNTWITAHAEFNVALKFEQRRKRSLATKTQAKAKIEYTLYPSGETIEDAHRTDDTPTNTVIFKIEPGNASSQDVAYELPTEPVPSTEDGANFKCGMCEERFHTTKACRFHCRFVHGVQ, from the exons ATGGAAATATTCGAAAGCTGCTGTCGGACCTGCGGCAGCGAGTGCCTGGAGGCCCATAATATCTTCGAGGAGGAGGTCACTGTACGTGACAAGAAAGTGACGCTACTGGAAATCCTTACGGCCTGTTTACCGGCGTCGCTGTCATCTTTAGAGGAGGACGATGACTATCCCAAGCAGATCTGTCGCATTTGCATAAAGAAAGTGATCCTCGCCTACGAGTTTCACAATACCTGGATTACCGCCCACGCAGAATTCAATGTGGCATTGAAATTCGAGCAGAGACGAAAACGCAGTCTGGCCACCAAGACGCAGGCGAAAGCCAAGATAGAATACACGCTGTACCCCAGTGGCGAGACGATCGAGGACGCCCATCGGACTGATGATACTCCCACGAACACGGTGATCTTCAAAATAGAGCCTGGAAACG CATCTTCCCAAGATGTGGCGTATGAATTGCCAACAGAGCCAGTGCCGTCGACAGAGGATGGGGCGAACTTCAAGTGCGGGATGTGCGAAGAGCGATTCCACACGACGAAGGCCTGCAGATTCCATTGCAGGTTCGTGCATGGAGTCCAGTAA